Proteins from a single region of Cydia pomonella isolate Wapato2018A chromosome 13, ilCydPomo1, whole genome shotgun sequence:
- the LOC133524280 gene encoding integrin alpha-PS1 isoform X1: MVDKMKCESVVFLCILYSVSSFNLEPRIPVIKFGEKGSYFGFSVAEHLTLNEAGGSTSWLLVGAPLGQNLQPNTSRSGALWKCPLTAGTSDCEQVPTDGKRTAHAKVNKNVDSAHLLPPLSEEIKNGQWLGVSVASQGPGMKAVVCAHRYIRKSGESQFGQGLCYTLTNNLEVADMWEPCLGKPTAREHEEYGLCQVGVSSSLLKDDTLLLGSPGPYAWRGTIFTLDVNDDLFKRDSFSYMAPVVDGKSPVEKYSYLGMSVAGASFFGNTSSYAAGAPRSRGTGQVVIFSKRIIQDWGSSDIDILERNLILDGEQFGSNFGYEVSSADVNGDGLPDLLIGAPFYFSKGTGGAVYLYINDKYHFSQKYNLRLTGKQESQFGIAIANAGDLNKDGCEDVAIGSPYEGNGVVYIHLGDRKKGLHTKPDQKITAESLPSVMKTFGYSLSGGVDLDANGYPDLLVGAYEESGVALLRTRPIIDIKTSIKPSKTIINIDPTIQACEMNGVNYTCFKFQACCIIKSLVNTLQNLLHNVNYVIEAETFPGGKKFSRVFFDSDKSNVIDKTIQLEKDTEVCREHWVYLKNNTRDIQTPIKFQVTYKIVHEVPKYSTTRVLPNIDDYPVLNATATSTFTANFLNDCGSDGVCISDLVVDPVLQLPKADDGKSYTLTLGQEDEIKLSITVDNYGESAYESHLFVQHHSSLHYIAANISDKHIICTSVNKTVVSCMLENPFKNQGNAATPITMRFDARALEDNEPSVVFAVWTNSTSKELYPNKKPAVVEALVVKNAELLIKGAARPEQVFYGGEVKGESAMKHFDDIGTRVVHTYQVYNEGPWRVSSLQVVISWPHQVASENTQGKWLLYPEDVPTVDGEADQSNGECFIAETEVNPLKLSKRPGTPEPILENLEEDPFRTSGKLSVSSSEKHNESSYKNVIQYSSASENKVRRKREDNIIKAEPYTDKDGHRKNVVNMNCLKKTAKCIQFQCVIYRLGRAQATTITIKARLWNATLVEDYPRVSHVNIASNAYILIPAHYNIHQNKEDDDMTMVETVAYPDLKISEPTEVPLWVIIVSVIVGLIVLILLIIALWKLGFFKRSRPDPTLSGNLEKNNHESSPFIGRDRNNKR; encoded by the exons GTTACTGGTTGGCGCTCCATTAGGACAGAATCTCCAGCCGAACACCAGCAGGTCCGGAGCCCTCTGGAAATGTCCTCTCACAGCGGGGACCAGCGACTGCGAACAAGTCCCTACAGATGGAAAACGAA CGGCTCACGCCAAAGTAAACAAGA ACGTGGACTCAGCACACTTGTTGCCGCCGCTGTCGGAGGAGATCAAGAACGGGCAGTGGCTCGGCGTCTCCGTAGCGAGTCAGGGGCCCGGCATGAAGGCAGTCGTCTGTGCGCATAG GTATATTCGAAAGTCCGGCGAGTCGCAGTTCGGACAGGGGCTGTGCTACACGCTGACTAACAATCTCGAGGTTGCTGATATGTGGGAGCCGTGCTTAGGGAAGCCAACCGCCag GGAACACGAAGAATACGGTCTCTGCCAAGTGGGAGTGAGCAGCTCCCTCCTGAAGGACGACACGCTGCTACTGGGCAGCCCCGGGCCCTACGCGTGGCGAGGAACCATTTTCACTCTGGATGTGAACGATGATCTGTTCAAACGCGACAGCTTCTCGTATATGGCACCGGTTGTTGACGGGAAGAGTCCGGTTGAGAAATACAGTTATCTAG GCATGTCAGTAGCGGGGGCAAGTTTCTTCGGCAACACCTCGTCGTATGCGGCAGGCGCGCCCCGATCCCGCGGCACCGGCCAGGTGGTCATCTTTAGCAAGCGTATTATCCAGGATTGGGGGTCGTCGGACATAGACATCCTAGAAAGAAACCTCATACTTGATGGAGAACAGTTCGGGTCCAACTTCGGATATGAGGTGTCGTCGGCCGATGTTAACGGAGATGG ATTACCTGATCTCCTTATTGGCGCTCCATTCTACTTCTCAAAAGGTACCGGTGGTGCTGTTTATTTATACATCAACGATAAATATCATTTTTCCCAAAAATATAACCTAAGACTTACGGGTAAACAAGAATCTCAATTTGGCATAGCGATAGCAAATGCTGGAGATTTGAATAAGGATGGTTGCGAAGACGTGGCCATTGGAAGTCCATACGAAGGCAACGGAGTGGTATACATTCACCTTGGTGACAGAAAGAAAGGATTGCATACTAAGCCAGATCAAAAGATTACTGCAGAGTCGTTGCCTAGTGTAATGAAGACATTTGGTTACTCGCTGTCTGGTGGTGTGGATTTAGATGCGAATGGGTATCCAGACTTACTTGTTGGAGCTTATGAAGAA AGTGGAGTAGCCCTTCTCCGAACAAGGCCAATCATCGACATTAAAACCTCCATAAAACCATCGAAAACTATCATCAACATCGATCCAACAATACAAGCTTGTGAAATGAATGGAGTAAACTATACCTGTTTTAAATTCCAAGCGTGCTGCATTATTAAGTCTCTAGTCAACACACTTCAAAATTTACTGCATAATGTTAATTATGTCATAGAGGCTGAAACTTTTCCTGGTGGAAAGAAATTCTCTAGGGTGTTCTTCGATTCAGATAAAAGTAATGTTATCGATAAGACAATACAATTGGAGAAGGATACTGAGGTTTGCAGAGAACATTGGGTGTATCTGAAAAATAATACAAGGGACATTCAAACACCTAtcaaa TTTCAAGTCACGTACAAAATAGTTCACGAAGTCCCAAAATACTCGACGACACGTGTGTTGCCCAACATCGACGACTATCCAGTGCTGAATGCGACAGCCACATCTACATTCACCGCAAACTTCTTGAACGACTGTGGATCGGATGGAGTGTGCATCAGCGACCTTGTTGTGGACCCAGTGTTGCAACTCCCGAAGG CTGATGATGGAAAATCATACACATTAACATTGGGTCAGGAAGATGAAATTAAACTGTCTATTACTGTCGATAACTACGGAGAGTCTGCTTACGAAAGTCACTTGTTTGTGCAGCATCACTCAAGTCTACATTATATCGCTGCCAATATTAGC GATAAACACATTATCTGCACCAGCGTTAACAAGACAGTGGTATCCTGCATGCTGGAGAACCCTTTCAAGAACCAGGGCAATGCCGCCACTCCCATAACCATGCGATTCGATGCTAGGGCCCTGGAGGACAACGAACCGTCGGTGGTGTTCGCTGTGTGGACGAACTCTACATCAAAGGAACTGTATCCTAATAAGAAACCGGCAGTGGTCGAGGCGTTGGTTGTGAAGAATGCTGAATTGTTAATAAAAGG TGCTGCAAGACCCGAACAAGTTTTCTACGGAGGAGAAGTTAAAGGTGAATCCGCTATGAAGCACTTCGATGACATTGGCACACGAGTGGTCCACACGTATCAG GTTTACAATGAAGGCCCGTGGCGCGTATCCTCGCTGCAAGTCGTGATCTCCTGGCCGCACCAAGTGGCTTCTGAGAATACTCAGGGCAAATGGCTTTTGTACCCGGAAGATGTGCCTACTGTCGACGGAGAAGCCG ATCAAAGTAACGGAGAATGCTTCATTGCGGAAACGGAAGTTAATCCCCTAAAATTAAGTAAGAGACCTGGAACTCCAGAACCAATTTTAGAGAATTTGGAAGAAGACCCGTTTCGAACAAGCGGAAAACTGAGCGTCAGTTCCAGTGAGAAGCACAATGAATCTAGTTACAAGAACGTCATTCAGTACTCGAGCGCTTCAGAGAACAAAGTTAGAAGAAAGCGAGAGGATAATATAATTAAAGCTGAACCATATACGGACAAAGATGGACATCGGAAAAATGTAGTGAACATG aaCTGTCTGAAGAAGACTGCAAAGTGCATCCAGTTCCAGTGCGTAATATACCGTCTCGGGCGCGCTCAGGCGACCACCATCACCATCAAGGCGCGCCTGTGGAACGCTACGCTAGTCGAGGACTACCCGCGCGTCAGTCACGTCAACATCGCCTCAAATGCTTACATTCTCATTCCGGCTCATTACAATATTCATCAGAATAAGGAGGACGATGATATGACGATG GTGGAAACCGTGGCGTATCCAGACTTAAAGATCAGTGAACCGACAGAGGTGCCATTGTGGGTGATAATAGTGTCAGTAATAGTAGGACTAATAGTGTTAATTTTGCTCATAATCGCATTGTGGAAGCTTGGCTTCTTCAAGAGGAGCAGACCCGACCCAACGTTGTCGGGCAACTTAGAAAAGAACAATCACGAGTCCAGCCCGTTCATCGGACGGGACAGGAATAACAAACGATAG
- the LOC133524280 gene encoding integrin alpha-PS1 isoform X2, translated as MVDKMKCESVVFLCILYSVSSFNLEPRIPVIKFGEKGSYFGFSVAEHLTLNEAGGSTSWLLVGAPLGQNLQPNTSRSGALWKCPLTAGTSDCEQVPTDGKRNVDSAHLLPPLSEEIKNGQWLGVSVASQGPGMKAVVCAHRYIRKSGESQFGQGLCYTLTNNLEVADMWEPCLGKPTAREHEEYGLCQVGVSSSLLKDDTLLLGSPGPYAWRGTIFTLDVNDDLFKRDSFSYMAPVVDGKSPVEKYSYLGMSVAGASFFGNTSSYAAGAPRSRGTGQVVIFSKRIIQDWGSSDIDILERNLILDGEQFGSNFGYEVSSADVNGDGLPDLLIGAPFYFSKGTGGAVYLYINDKYHFSQKYNLRLTGKQESQFGIAIANAGDLNKDGCEDVAIGSPYEGNGVVYIHLGDRKKGLHTKPDQKITAESLPSVMKTFGYSLSGGVDLDANGYPDLLVGAYEESGVALLRTRPIIDIKTSIKPSKTIINIDPTIQACEMNGVNYTCFKFQACCIIKSLVNTLQNLLHNVNYVIEAETFPGGKKFSRVFFDSDKSNVIDKTIQLEKDTEVCREHWVYLKNNTRDIQTPIKFQVTYKIVHEVPKYSTTRVLPNIDDYPVLNATATSTFTANFLNDCGSDGVCISDLVVDPVLQLPKADDGKSYTLTLGQEDEIKLSITVDNYGESAYESHLFVQHHSSLHYIAANISDKHIICTSVNKTVVSCMLENPFKNQGNAATPITMRFDARALEDNEPSVVFAVWTNSTSKELYPNKKPAVVEALVVKNAELLIKGAARPEQVFYGGEVKGESAMKHFDDIGTRVVHTYQVYNEGPWRVSSLQVVISWPHQVASENTQGKWLLYPEDVPTVDGEADQSNGECFIAETEVNPLKLSKRPGTPEPILENLEEDPFRTSGKLSVSSSEKHNESSYKNVIQYSSASENKVRRKREDNIIKAEPYTDKDGHRKNVVNMNCLKKTAKCIQFQCVIYRLGRAQATTITIKARLWNATLVEDYPRVSHVNIASNAYILIPAHYNIHQNKEDDDMTMVETVAYPDLKISEPTEVPLWVIIVSVIVGLIVLILLIIALWKLGFFKRSRPDPTLSGNLEKNNHESSPFIGRDRNNKR; from the exons GTTACTGGTTGGCGCTCCATTAGGACAGAATCTCCAGCCGAACACCAGCAGGTCCGGAGCCCTCTGGAAATGTCCTCTCACAGCGGGGACCAGCGACTGCGAACAAGTCCCTACAGATGGAAAACGAA ACGTGGACTCAGCACACTTGTTGCCGCCGCTGTCGGAGGAGATCAAGAACGGGCAGTGGCTCGGCGTCTCCGTAGCGAGTCAGGGGCCCGGCATGAAGGCAGTCGTCTGTGCGCATAG GTATATTCGAAAGTCCGGCGAGTCGCAGTTCGGACAGGGGCTGTGCTACACGCTGACTAACAATCTCGAGGTTGCTGATATGTGGGAGCCGTGCTTAGGGAAGCCAACCGCCag GGAACACGAAGAATACGGTCTCTGCCAAGTGGGAGTGAGCAGCTCCCTCCTGAAGGACGACACGCTGCTACTGGGCAGCCCCGGGCCCTACGCGTGGCGAGGAACCATTTTCACTCTGGATGTGAACGATGATCTGTTCAAACGCGACAGCTTCTCGTATATGGCACCGGTTGTTGACGGGAAGAGTCCGGTTGAGAAATACAGTTATCTAG GCATGTCAGTAGCGGGGGCAAGTTTCTTCGGCAACACCTCGTCGTATGCGGCAGGCGCGCCCCGATCCCGCGGCACCGGCCAGGTGGTCATCTTTAGCAAGCGTATTATCCAGGATTGGGGGTCGTCGGACATAGACATCCTAGAAAGAAACCTCATACTTGATGGAGAACAGTTCGGGTCCAACTTCGGATATGAGGTGTCGTCGGCCGATGTTAACGGAGATGG ATTACCTGATCTCCTTATTGGCGCTCCATTCTACTTCTCAAAAGGTACCGGTGGTGCTGTTTATTTATACATCAACGATAAATATCATTTTTCCCAAAAATATAACCTAAGACTTACGGGTAAACAAGAATCTCAATTTGGCATAGCGATAGCAAATGCTGGAGATTTGAATAAGGATGGTTGCGAAGACGTGGCCATTGGAAGTCCATACGAAGGCAACGGAGTGGTATACATTCACCTTGGTGACAGAAAGAAAGGATTGCATACTAAGCCAGATCAAAAGATTACTGCAGAGTCGTTGCCTAGTGTAATGAAGACATTTGGTTACTCGCTGTCTGGTGGTGTGGATTTAGATGCGAATGGGTATCCAGACTTACTTGTTGGAGCTTATGAAGAA AGTGGAGTAGCCCTTCTCCGAACAAGGCCAATCATCGACATTAAAACCTCCATAAAACCATCGAAAACTATCATCAACATCGATCCAACAATACAAGCTTGTGAAATGAATGGAGTAAACTATACCTGTTTTAAATTCCAAGCGTGCTGCATTATTAAGTCTCTAGTCAACACACTTCAAAATTTACTGCATAATGTTAATTATGTCATAGAGGCTGAAACTTTTCCTGGTGGAAAGAAATTCTCTAGGGTGTTCTTCGATTCAGATAAAAGTAATGTTATCGATAAGACAATACAATTGGAGAAGGATACTGAGGTTTGCAGAGAACATTGGGTGTATCTGAAAAATAATACAAGGGACATTCAAACACCTAtcaaa TTTCAAGTCACGTACAAAATAGTTCACGAAGTCCCAAAATACTCGACGACACGTGTGTTGCCCAACATCGACGACTATCCAGTGCTGAATGCGACAGCCACATCTACATTCACCGCAAACTTCTTGAACGACTGTGGATCGGATGGAGTGTGCATCAGCGACCTTGTTGTGGACCCAGTGTTGCAACTCCCGAAGG CTGATGATGGAAAATCATACACATTAACATTGGGTCAGGAAGATGAAATTAAACTGTCTATTACTGTCGATAACTACGGAGAGTCTGCTTACGAAAGTCACTTGTTTGTGCAGCATCACTCAAGTCTACATTATATCGCTGCCAATATTAGC GATAAACACATTATCTGCACCAGCGTTAACAAGACAGTGGTATCCTGCATGCTGGAGAACCCTTTCAAGAACCAGGGCAATGCCGCCACTCCCATAACCATGCGATTCGATGCTAGGGCCCTGGAGGACAACGAACCGTCGGTGGTGTTCGCTGTGTGGACGAACTCTACATCAAAGGAACTGTATCCTAATAAGAAACCGGCAGTGGTCGAGGCGTTGGTTGTGAAGAATGCTGAATTGTTAATAAAAGG TGCTGCAAGACCCGAACAAGTTTTCTACGGAGGAGAAGTTAAAGGTGAATCCGCTATGAAGCACTTCGATGACATTGGCACACGAGTGGTCCACACGTATCAG GTTTACAATGAAGGCCCGTGGCGCGTATCCTCGCTGCAAGTCGTGATCTCCTGGCCGCACCAAGTGGCTTCTGAGAATACTCAGGGCAAATGGCTTTTGTACCCGGAAGATGTGCCTACTGTCGACGGAGAAGCCG ATCAAAGTAACGGAGAATGCTTCATTGCGGAAACGGAAGTTAATCCCCTAAAATTAAGTAAGAGACCTGGAACTCCAGAACCAATTTTAGAGAATTTGGAAGAAGACCCGTTTCGAACAAGCGGAAAACTGAGCGTCAGTTCCAGTGAGAAGCACAATGAATCTAGTTACAAGAACGTCATTCAGTACTCGAGCGCTTCAGAGAACAAAGTTAGAAGAAAGCGAGAGGATAATATAATTAAAGCTGAACCATATACGGACAAAGATGGACATCGGAAAAATGTAGTGAACATG aaCTGTCTGAAGAAGACTGCAAAGTGCATCCAGTTCCAGTGCGTAATATACCGTCTCGGGCGCGCTCAGGCGACCACCATCACCATCAAGGCGCGCCTGTGGAACGCTACGCTAGTCGAGGACTACCCGCGCGTCAGTCACGTCAACATCGCCTCAAATGCTTACATTCTCATTCCGGCTCATTACAATATTCATCAGAATAAGGAGGACGATGATATGACGATG GTGGAAACCGTGGCGTATCCAGACTTAAAGATCAGTGAACCGACAGAGGTGCCATTGTGGGTGATAATAGTGTCAGTAATAGTAGGACTAATAGTGTTAATTTTGCTCATAATCGCATTGTGGAAGCTTGGCTTCTTCAAGAGGAGCAGACCCGACCCAACGTTGTCGGGCAACTTAGAAAAGAACAATCACGAGTCCAGCCCGTTCATCGGACGGGACAGGAATAACAAACGATAG
- the LOC133524282 gene encoding transcription factor 15-like isoform X4: MMKSSVNMAFNTLRLLIPTEPPDRKLSKIEILRLAGSYITHLDNQLYTGIIDQPCLQKTDEDNKNGSLCTFCWSAVKQDKHSTAMEKFYKSPF, encoded by the exons CAGCGTCAACATGGCGTTCAACACGCTGCGTCTTCTGATTCCAACTGAACCACCGGACAGAAAACTCAGCAAGATCGAGATCTTGCGGCTGGCCGGCAGCTACATAACGCACCTCGACAACCAGCTATATACAG gTATCATCGATCAACCATGTTTGCAGAAAACAGATGAAGATAATAAGAATGGATCTCTATGCACTTTTTGTTGGTCAGCTGTTAAGCAAGAT AAGCATTCTACGGCAATGGAAAAATTTTACAAATCACCTTTCTGA
- the LOC133524282 gene encoding transcription factor 15-like isoform X2 — protein sequence MENFLSYQCLSEDWEKHVYSVSSYQKEVPVVKQRCQANARERDRTQNVNMAFNTLRLLIPTEPPDRKLSKIEILRLAGSYITHLDNQLYTGIIDQPCLQKTDEDNKNGSLCTFCWSAVKQDKHSTAMEKFYKSPF from the exons ATGGAGAATTTCCTGAGCTACCAGTGTTTGAGTGAGGATTGGGAGAAGCATGTGTACTCTGTGAGTTCGTATCAGAAAGAAGTGCCGGTGGTCAAGCAGAGGTGCCAAGCTAACGCGCGAGAGAGAGACAGGACACAAAA CGTCAACATGGCGTTCAACACGCTGCGTCTTCTGATTCCAACTGAACCACCGGACAGAAAACTCAGCAAGATCGAGATCTTGCGGCTGGCCGGCAGCTACATAACGCACCTCGACAACCAGCTATATACAG gTATCATCGATCAACCATGTTTGCAGAAAACAGATGAAGATAATAAGAATGGATCTCTATGCACTTTTTGTTGGTCAGCTGTTAAGCAAGAT AAGCATTCTACGGCAATGGAAAAATTTTACAAATCACCTTTCTGA
- the LOC133524282 gene encoding transcription factor 15-like isoform X1, translating into MENFLSYQCLSEDWEKHVYSVSSYQKEVPVVKQRCQANARERDRTQNSVNMAFNTLRLLIPTEPPDRKLSKIEILRLAGSYITHLDNQLYTGIIDQPCLQKTDEDNKNGSLCTFCWSAVKQDKHSTAMEKFYKSPF; encoded by the exons ATGGAGAATTTCCTGAGCTACCAGTGTTTGAGTGAGGATTGGGAGAAGCATGTGTACTCTGTGAGTTCGTATCAGAAAGAAGTGCCGGTGGTCAAGCAGAGGTGCCAAGCTAACGCGCGAGAGAGAGACAGGACACAAAA CAGCGTCAACATGGCGTTCAACACGCTGCGTCTTCTGATTCCAACTGAACCACCGGACAGAAAACTCAGCAAGATCGAGATCTTGCGGCTGGCCGGCAGCTACATAACGCACCTCGACAACCAGCTATATACAG gTATCATCGATCAACCATGTTTGCAGAAAACAGATGAAGATAATAAGAATGGATCTCTATGCACTTTTTGTTGGTCAGCTGTTAAGCAAGAT AAGCATTCTACGGCAATGGAAAAATTTTACAAATCACCTTTCTGA